In the genome of Cryptomeria japonica chromosome 8, Sugi_1.0, whole genome shotgun sequence, one region contains:
- the LOC131041846 gene encoding small ribosomal subunit protein uS15, which yields MGRMHSRGKGISSSALPYKRTPPSWLKISSQDVEENICKFAKKGLTPSQIGVILRDSHGIAQVKSVTGSKILRILKAHGLAPEIPEDLYHLIKKAVAVRKHLERNRKDKDSKFRLILVESRVHRLARYYKRVKKLPPVWKYESATASTLVA from the exons ATGGGGCGTATGCACAGTCGAGG AAAAGGTATTTCCTCTTCAGCACTACCCTACAAGAGGACTCCCCCAAGTTGGCTGAAGATTTCATCTCAGGAT GTGGAGGAGAACATCTGTAAGTTTGCCAAGAAGGGTTTGACACCATCACAAATTGGTGTAATTCTTCGCGACTCTCATGGGATTGCTCAGGTCAAGAGTGTGACAGGCAGTAAAATCTTGCGAATTCTGAAAGCACATG GCCTTGCACCAGAAATACCAGAGGATCTGTATCATCTGATTAAGAAGGCAGTTGCAGTAAGGAAGCATCTTGAGAGGAATCGCAAGGATAAGGATTCTAAGTTCCGCTTGATTTTAGTGGAGAGTAGAGTCCATAGGTTGGCAAGATATTACAAGAGGGTCAAGAAGCTGCCACCTGTTTGGAAATA TGAATCAGCAACTGCCAGCACTCTTGTGGCTTAA
- the LOC131857757 gene encoding uncharacterized protein LOC131857757: MTYWDEKMRGRWLGLKIPPFVGVSNSNKKELREACKWKVPKKGWAKLNFDGASCGNPGSAGIRCCLHEDAGRELAKMTKPIGIESNKKAEILALFEGLLLCYNRGISKLAIEGDLAIIINGLRKGFLPNWKLNAILSRALSLLKDFKKITFNHIYRECNSKADELANAGADGRFIS; encoded by the coding sequence ATGACATATTGGGATGAGAAAATGAGAGGTAGATGGTTAGGTCTGAAGATCCCTCCCTTTGTAGGAGTAAGCAATTCTAATAAAAAGGAGCTAAGAGAAGCCTGCAAATGGAAGGTCCCAAAAAAAGGGTGGgctaagcttaactttgatggtgcttcttgtgGGAATCCAGGTTCTGCAGGGATCAGATGTTGTCTGCATGAGGATGCTGGAAGGGAATTAGCTAAGATGACCAAACCTATAGGGATTGAATCCAATAAAAAAGCAGAGATTTTAGCCTTATTTGAAGGCCTCCTCTTATGTTATAATAGGGGCATTAGTAAGCTTGCCATTGAAGGAGATTTGGCTATTATTATCAATGGCCTTAGAAAAGGTTTTCTTCCTAACTGGAAGCTTAATGCGATCCTGTCAAGAGCTCTAAGCCTCCTCAAGGATTTCAAGAAAATAACCttcaatcatatttatagagaaTGTAACTCCAAGGCGGATGAATTAGCCAATGCAGGGGCCGATGGACGATTCATAAGTTAA